From Zingiber officinale cultivar Zhangliang chromosome 5B, Zo_v1.1, whole genome shotgun sequence, the proteins below share one genomic window:
- the LOC121984286 gene encoding THO complex subunit 4A-like, which yields MSSALDMSLDDIIKNNKKSNVGGRGRGRGSGAGPSRRFPIRSANRSAPYSVGKAPESAWQHDMYSAVGFPAPTARASSIETGTKLYISNLEYGVSNEDIKELFSEVGDLKRYSINYDRSGRSKGTAEVVFARRLDALAAVKKYDNVLLDGKPMKIDIIGTNIPTPTVVPQLSNGAIGIANGAPRSIGPVRSFVGLPRAGGPGRGRGRGRGKGRGEPVSAAALDADLDKYHAEVMQTN from the exons ATGTCGAGCGCCCTTGACATGTCCCTCGACGACATCATAAAAAACAACAAGAAGAGTAACGTCGGGGGCCGTGGACGGGGCCGTGGCTCCGGCGCTGGCCCTTCCCGTCGCTTCCCCATCCGATCGGCCAACCGATCCGCCCCCTACTCGGTCGGGAAG GCTCCTGAATCTGCGTGGCAGCACGACATGTACTCAGCAGTCGGGTTTCCTGCTCCGACGGCGAGGGCTTCCTCCATAGAGACCGGAACAAAGTTGTATATTTCGAATCTGGAATATGGGGTCTCAAACGAGGACATCAAG GAACTTTTTTCAGAAGTTGGGGATCTCAAGCGCTATTCTATTAATTATGATAGAAGTGGAAGGTCTAAG GGAACAGCTGAAGTAGTTTTTGCAAGGCGACTTGATGCTTTAGCAGCTGTGAAGAAGTACGACAATGTGCTGCTTGATGGAAAACCAATGAAAATAGATATTATAGGAACAAATATTCCAACACCAACTGTTGTACCTCAACTCTCCAATGGTGCCATAGGAATTGCTAATGGTGCTCCAAGAAG CATTGGACCTGTGAGGAGTTTTGTAGGATTGCCACGAGCTGGTGGCCCTGGAAGAGGACGGGGTCGTGGACGTGGTAAAGGTCGTGGTGAACCAGTTTCTGCTGCAGCCCTGGATGCTGATTTGGACAAGTATCATGCAGAAGTGATGCAGACTAACTGA
- the LOC121984287 gene encoding actin-depolymerizing factor 7, protein MANAVSGMAVNDDCKLKFLELKAKRTYRFIIYKIDEKQKEVLVEKLGEPNLTYDDFTASLPANECRYAIYDFDFVTEENCQKSKIFFIAWSPDTSRVRSKMLYASSKERFKRELDGIQVELQATDPTEMGLDVIKGRAN, encoded by the exons ATG GCCAATGCAGTATCAGGAATGGCTGTGAATGATGACTGCAAGTTGAAGTTTTTGGAATTGAAGGCAAAGCGGACTTACCGTTTCATAATCTATAAGATCGATGAAAAGCAGAAGGAGGTCCTTGTGGAGAAGCTTGGGGAACCCAACTTGACCTATGATGATTTTACTGCCAGCCTTCCTGCAAATGAATGTAGATATGCAATATATGATTTTGACTTTGTCACTGAAGAGAACTGTCAGAAGAGCAAAATCTTTTTTATTGCCTG GTCTCCTGACACCTCGAGGGTGAGAAGCAAGATGCTTTATGCAAGCTCCAAAGAGAGGTTCAAGAGAGAGCTTGACGGTATCCAGGTTGAGCTACAAGCAACTGATCCGACTGAGATGGGGCTTGATGTCATAAAAGGTCGTGCTAATTGA